In the Ostrinia nubilalis chromosome 7, ilOstNubi1.1, whole genome shotgun sequence genome, one interval contains:
- the LOC135073440 gene encoding mediator of DNA damage checkpoint protein 1-like, with protein MEVSNEIKEDIRKTQSDLKNAIRIHQVWVARLQDDENNIHLKTKVKEAERDIIAIGQTQKLVVDKLRKELELYQQRLKARNKQVNIENDNRYVAQQIRDHQIQFRNRNRSSLLKPSVLNEIHVKIENNENFRENMSDSENELKSSNEKENSNHSESDEKEKFKGYLPSVYESRTNFVNALNKSKEQITGKKTICLPPWIVPKAEREEFLKAPLSPSPPPPPIPDQGEPVSQERFLRCVGLITPVQKEILEKRRTERSLRSAAKRQALFGPNYEAGLPKRNKKVTHYPYLQSHNDPPQTRSAKLRKQQTQYKTICEGMQLGLSSENKVSLLLHNKPAWVAALPPSLTVEPVFSPIKKVCQGCGRNDVPSLLVCCDTCATWQHTGCSAGGLCVSCRAPLPDPAVCSAPDPDPDSQLYRARRCPTRPSAARPTPTPTRSSTEVGRDATGSRVTCVTRDTWRHTGCRAPLPDPAVCSAPDPDPDSQLYRGRTRRDRLSSTEVGRDATGSRVTCVTRDTWRHTGCRAPLPDPAVCSAPDPDPASQLYRGRTRRDRLRCDLCDT; from the exons ATGGAAGTTTCTAACGAAATAAAAGAAGACATTCGTAAGACGCAGTCTGACTTGAAAAATGCTATACGAATTCATCAG GTTTGGGTAGCGCGCCTACAAGATGATGAGAAt AACATACATCTCAAGACAAAGGTTAAAGAAGCGGAAAGAGATATTATAGCCATTGGACAAACTCAG aaacTTGTTGTTGATAAGCTGAGAAAAGAGTTGGAGCTTTATCAACAGCGCCTGAAGGCAAGAAACAAACAGGTCAACATTGAAAATGATAACCGATATGTCGCTCAGCAAATACGGGACCATCAAATCCAATTCCGCAACCGAAATAGAAGCTCACTGCTCAAACCCTCAGTTTTAAATGAAATACATGTTAAAATCGAGAACAATGAGAATTTTAGGGAGAATATGTCAGACTCTGAAAATGAACTCAAGTCTTCTAATGAAAAGGAAAACTCAAACCACAGTGAGTCAGACGAAAAAGAAAAATTCAAAGGCTACCTACCTTCAGTATATGAGAGCAGAACTAATTTTGTTAACGCTTTGAATAAATCCAAAGAGCAAATAac AGGGAAAAAAACTATATGTCTTCCACCATGGATAGTTCCCAAAGCAGAAAGAGAAGAGTTCCTAAAGGCTCCTCTCTCTCCATCACCTCCGCCCCCACCAATTCCAGATCAAGGAGAACCAGTTTCTCAAGAACGATTCCTGAG GTGTGTTGGTTTGATAACACCGGTCCAAAAGGAAATTTTAGAGAAGCGAAGAACAGAGCGCAGCTTGCGGTCTGCTGCTAAAAGACAAGCGTTATTCGGTCCCAATTATGAAGCAGGTTTGCCA AAACGCAACAAGAAAGTGACCCATTACCCGTATCTACAATCACACAATGATCCACCGCAAACTCGTTCAGCCAAACTGCGCAAACAACAG ACACAATACAAAACGATATGTGAAGGAATGCAGTTAGGATTATCATCTGAAAACAAAG TCAGCCTACTACTACACAACAAGCCGGCCTGGGTGGCAGCACTGCCGCCTAGTTTGACTGTCGAACCTGTATTTTCACCCATCAAAAAAGTTTGCCAAGGCTGCGGTAGAAATG ATGTTCCGTCCCTGCTAGTGTGTTGCGACACGTGCGCCACGTGGCAACACACCGGCTGCAGCGCGGGCGGGCTCTGCGTGAGCTGCCGCGCGCCGCTGCCCGACCCGGCCGTCTGCAGCGCGCCCGACCCCGACCCCGACTCGCAGCTCTACCGAG CGCGCCGCTGCCCGACCCGGCCGTCTGCAGCGCGCCCGACCCCGACCCCGACTCGCAGCTCTACCGAGGTAGGACGCGACGCGACCGGCTCACGTGTGACCTGTGTGACACGTGACACGTGGCGACACACCGGCTGCCGCGCGCCGCTGCCCGACCCGGCCGTCTGCAGCGCGCCCGACCCCGACCCCGACTCGCAGCTCTACCGAGGTAGGACGCGACGCGACCGGCTCAG CTCTACCGAGGTAGGACGCGACGCGACCGGCTCACGTGTGACCTGTGTGACACGTGACACGTGGCGACACACCGGCTGCCGCGCGCCGCTGCCCGACCCGGCCGTCTGCAGCGCGCCCGACCCCGACCCCGCCTCGCAGCTCTACCGAGGTAGGACGCGACGCGACCGGCTCAGGTGTGACCTGTGTGACACGTGA
- the LOC135073572 gene encoding malate dehydrogenase-like, with the protein MLVAKKLLTSQISNIVTSVTRNYKVTIVGGASEIGQTVSLMLRAQPSITKLNIHDTLNQTPGVILDLSHIPAESILKGFSGEETLERALKDSDIVLATGGSTRTPGTSKKTWLSNNTEFIKMFSSKIAKINPFPFVGILTEPINILVPMSAEIMRNHGDYDPKKLFGIATIDHLRAQSLYALENNLNPRNCMVPVIGGRSGKTAIPLISQAKPACPMNEKTIQEFTSRIRKCDENIMDAKKGWSSTLSPAYGALMFTRSVLEALDGRPAKVAAYIENNDFGTNYFAGIVNVNSNGAAEMQRYTDLSKFECHLLERSIEQIRKDVIKGKKILELA; encoded by the coding sequence ATGCTTGTCGCAAAGAAACTTTTAACGTCCCAGATATCAAATATCGTTACTTCCGTCACTAGAAACTATAAGGTGACCATCGTCGGTGGAGCAAGTGAGATcggccaaacggtaagtttgaTGCTGCGAGCCCAACCTTCAATCACCAAGCTGAATATCCATGATACCCTCAACCAGACCCCAGGAGTCATTTTAGACTTGTCTCACATACCTGCAGAATCAATACTCAAGGGCTTTTCGGGCGAAGAAACCTTAGAGCGAGCGCTGAAGGATTCAGACATAGTCCTTGCAACTGGAGGAAGCACACGCACTCCTGGGACGTCTAAAAAAACATGGCTCTCAAACAACACGGAATTCATCAAAATGTTCTCCAGCAAAATAGCCAAAATAAACCCATTTCCTTTCGTGGGAATTCTCACAGAACCGATAAACATTCTTGTTCCTATGTCAGCTGAAATAATGAGGAACCACGGGGACTACGACCCAAAGAAATTGTTCGGGATTGCCACGATAGATCACCTCCGAGCCCAATCGTTGTATGCTTTGGAGAACAATTTGAACCCTCGTAACTGCATGGTACCAGTCATAGGCGGGCGATCGGGGAAGACCGCGATACCTCTGATATCTCAGGCGAAGCCGGCTTGTCCAATGAACGAGAAAACTATACAGGAGTTTACTTCAAGGATACGTAAATGCGACGAGAATATAATGGATGCCAAGAAGGGTTGGTCGTCTACTTTGTCACCTGCCTACGGTGCTCTGATGTTCACGCGATCGGTATTGGAAGCGCTTGATGGCCGCCCTGCTAAAGTCGCGGCTTACATCgaaaataatgactttggaACTAATTACTTCGCGGGAATAGTTAATGTGAATAGTAACGGTGCTGCTGAAATGCAGAGGTACACTGACTTGTCCAAATTCGAATGCCACTTACTGGAACGAAGCATTGAGCAAATAAGAAAAGACGTTATCAAAGGAAAGAAGATTCTCGAGTTAGCTTAA